Proteins from one Candidatus Omnitrophota bacterium genomic window:
- a CDS encoding addiction module protein — protein MDKALLEKALETPPNERVAFAELILASIDCEEDEIRQSWIAEAESRRIAFEESRAKLLDFEGLYYL, from the coding sequence ATGGATAAGGCTCTTTTAGAAAAAGCCTTAGAGACACCGCCTAACGAAAGGGTGGCGTTTGCCGAGTTGATTCTTGCCAGCATCGATTGCGAAGAGGATGAAATTCGCCAATCATGGATAGCCGAAGCGGAAAGCCGTAGGATAGCATTCGAGGAAAGCCGGGCGAAATTATTGGATTTTGAAGGGCTATACTATCTATGA
- a CDS encoding DUF433 domain-containing protein yields MKFARITHNPAVMGGKPCIRGLRITVGTIVGLLASGESRERILQVYPHLEPADLDEALAYAAWRLEEREEEMFVT; encoded by the coding sequence ATGAAGTTCGCCCGGATCACTCATAATCCTGCGGTGATGGGCGGCAAGCCTTGCATTCGCGGCTTGCGGATTACTGTGGGAACCATCGTCGGCTTGCTGGCTTCCGGCGAATCGCGCGAACGCATCTTGCAAGTTTACCCGCATTTGGAACCGGCCGATCTGGACGAGGCGTTGGCTTACGCGGCTTGGCGTCTGGAAGAACGCGAAGAGGAAATGTTCGTTACATGA